Proteins encoded within one genomic window of Oncorhynchus keta strain PuntledgeMale-10-30-2019 chromosome 12, Oket_V2, whole genome shotgun sequence:
- the LOC118382751 gene encoding trace amine-associated receptor 13c-like, giving the protein MEEHDDAQNCFPEHNSSCRKFLLSTSMYITLYIFFLSIGAVTVFLNILVVISIFHFKRLHTPTNLLILSLAVADLLVGLIVIPVGTVAIMESCWFLGKYFCVFYVYISYFILSLSLGNLVLISIDRYVAVCDPLFYHSRITLTRITCCISIIWFCCIIYNAAFIKITVNVEVPRRCFEECFIVEVYDSSSIIDLVITMVVPCSIIITLYLKIFVVARSQARKVFSVEVAIQSGVKTVQVNKTERKAAKTLSIVVFTYLSCWTPIFFMQFFSHQSSNYLSFLPFVNSLINPIIYAFFYPWFKVTAKHILTLKLRRL; this is encoded by the coding sequence ATGGAGGAACACGATGATGCTCAGAACTGTTTTCCAGAACATAACTCTTCTTGCAGAAAGTTTTTGCTATCAACATCGATGTACATAACACTGTACATATTCTTCTTATCGATTGGAGCGGTTACAGTCTTTTTGAACATATTGGTGGTCATCTCTATCTTTCACTTCAAGCGGCTCCACACTCCAACCAATCTGCTCATCCTTTCTCTGGCTGTGGCAGATCTCCTGGTGGGACTGATTGTGATACCAGTAGGGACCGTAGCAATAATGGAATCATGTTGGTTTTTGGGgaaatatttctgtgtgttttatGTCTACATCAGTTATTTCATTCTATCCCTATCTCTCGGGAATTTGGTATTGATATCTATTGACCGCTATGTTGCTGTGTGTGATCCCTTATTTTACCACTCTAGAATAACATTAACAAGAATTACATGTTGTATATCCATTATATGGTTTTGTTGTATCATATACAATGCTGCTTTCATAAAAATAACTGTAAATGTAGAAGTACCTAGAAGGTGTTTTGAAGAATGTTTTATTGTTGAAGTATATGACTCGAGTAGCATCATTGACCTTGTAATTACAATGGTTGTCCCGTGCTCTATTATTATAACACTTTATTTGAAAATATTTGTGGTCGCCAGATCACAGGCCAGAAAGGTATTTTCAGTAGAGGTTGCCATCCAGTCTGGTGTTAAAACTGTACAGGTGAATAAGACTGAGAGAAAAGCAGCAAAAACTCTATCTATTGTAGTTTTCACCTATCTATCTTGTTGGACTCCAATTTTTTTTATGCAGTTTTTTTCTCACCAATCATCAAATTACTTAAGCTTTCTGCCATTTGTTAATTCCTTAATTAATCCAATAATTTATGCTTTCTTTTATCCATGGTTCAAAGTGACAGCTAAACATATTTTAACTCTGAAGTTAAGGCGTTTATAA
- the LOC118391706 gene encoding trace amine-associated receptor 13c-like, with translation MEEHEDAQYCFPDQNSSCRKALLSTSIYITLYIFIALISAVTVFLNVLVIISVSQFKKLHTPTNLLILSLAVADFLVGLIVIPVVAVTVMESCWFYGKYFCVISLYINYLCLSLSMGNLILISIDRYVAVCDPLKYHSKITITRIIGCISITWCCCIIYNAVILNNYVNMKVPRQCLEECFVVVGFIWRSIIDILFSSVIPCSIIITLYLKIFFVAISQARKVFIKEPATKSGVKTVQSNKSERKATKTLSIVVFTYLTCWIPIIFIHFFSHQSSISLGFLPCVNSLINPIIYALFYPWFKVTAKHILTLKLRRS, from the coding sequence ATGGAGGAACACGAAGATGCTCAATACTGTTTTCCAGACCAAAACTCTTCTTGCAGAAAGGCTTTGCTATCGACATCTATTTACATAACACTGTACATCTTCATCGCATTGATTTCAGCGGTTACAGTATTTTTGAACGTACTGGTGATCATCTCCGTCTCTCAATTCAAGAAGCTCCACACTCCAACCAACCTGCTCATCCTTTCTCTGGCGGTGGCAGATTTCCTGGTGGGACTGATTGTGATACCAGTTGTGGCTGTAACAGTAATGGAATCATGCTGGTTCTATGGGAAATATTTCTGTGTGATTTCTCTATATATCAATTAtttatgtctctctttatctatGGGCAATTTGATCTTGATATCTATTGACCGATATGTTGCTGTGTGTGATCCCTTGAAGTACCACtcaaaaataacaataacaagaatAATTGGTTGTATATCAATTACCTGGTGTTGTTGTATCATATACAATGCTGTTATTTTAAATAACTATGTTAATATGAAGGTACCCAGACAGTGTTTGGaagaatgttttgttgttgtaggATTTATCTGGAGGAGCATCATTGACATTCTATTTTCAAGTGTTATCCCGTGCTCAATTATTATAACACTTTATTTGAAAATATTTTTTGTCGCCATATCACAGGCCAGAAAGGTATTTATAAAAGAGCCTGCCACCAAGTCTGGTGTTAAAACTGTACAGTCAAATAAGTCTGAGAGAAAAGCAACAAAAACTCTATCTATTGTAGTTTTCACCTATCTCACTTGTTGGATTCCaattatttttatacattttttttctcaccAATCATCAATTTCCTTAGGCTTTCTGCCATGTGTTAATTCCTTAATTAATCCAATTATTTATGCTCTCTTTTATCCATGGTTCAAAGTAACAGCTAAACATATTTTAACTCTGAAGTTAAGGCGGTCATAG